From one Neofelis nebulosa isolate mNeoNeb1 chromosome 4, mNeoNeb1.pri, whole genome shotgun sequence genomic stretch:
- the SMKR1 gene encoding small lysine-rich protein 1 isoform X3: MPGKGKQGKGPDKSRGKKQKKPEVDILSPAAMLNLYYIAHNVADCLHLRGFRWPGAPKSKGKNKT; this comes from the coding sequence CCAGGTAAAGGGAAACAAGGAAAAGGCCCGGACAAATCTCgcgggaagaaacagaagaaaccgGAAGTGGACATTCTCAGCCCAGCTGCCATGCTGAACCTCTACTACATCGCCCACAACGTTGCCGACTGCCTGCACCTGCGAGGCTTCCGTTGGCCCGGTGCTCCCAagtcaaaggggaaaaacaagacTTAA